A genomic window from Hippocampus zosterae strain Florida chromosome 13, ASM2543408v3, whole genome shotgun sequence includes:
- the LOC127612887 gene encoding lipopolysaccharide-induced tumor necrosis factor-alpha factor homolog → MEPPSYEEATAQRQPPPSYEETITLQPGPTSILSAPTETPILTPQVTCDQPGTVQPDPFPILTTPTATTTQTPRFSVPQLAAVSTVPAAQAVVTQPQPTIPVSDPPNSDGYIRCSKCQREVKPRKVFCPSSAAIFVCTMTILSCLFCGCCLIPFFIPGCWNTHYFCPHCRKHLRRI, encoded by the exons ATGGAACCGCCTTCGTATGAAGAGGCGACAGCCCAACGACAGCCTCCGCCGTCCTATGAAGAGACAA TAACTCTGCAGCCGGGTCCAACTTCCATCTTGAGCGCACCCACCGAGACGCCCATCCTCACACCGCAAGTCACCTGCGATCAACCAG GAACTGTCCAGCCGGATCCGTTTCCCATCTTGACGACGCCCACCGCCACGACCACCCAGACACCGCGATTCTCTGTCCCTCAACTGGCAGCGG TCAGCACGGTGCCCGCAGCGCAAGCGGTGGTGACGCAGCCGCAGCCGACCATTCCCGTCAGTGACCCGCCGAACTCTGACGGTTATATTCGATGTTCAAAATGTCAGCGGGAAGTCAAGCCCAGAAAAGTCTTTTGCCCGTCATCAGCTGCCATCTTCGTCTGTACCATGACCATCCTCTCATG CCTCTTTTGCGGCTGCTGTCTGATTCCGTTTTTCATTCCCGGATGCTGGAATACGCACTACTTCTGTCCTCATTGTCGGAAACATCTTCGACGCATCTAG